AACGAATCTCTTATGTGAATTTGAGGTTCAGATTGTTCTTATTGATGACAGCTACAAATTCAGCAAATTCATCCAAATTTCCAGTCCAGAGTATAAGGATATCATTGATGAACCGCATCCAGTTCAAAATGTGTTGTGACCACCTGGTGTTTTCATCAGAAAATATGACCCTTTCCTCTCACCGGCACAGGGCGttcccatcgctgtacccctgagctggcggAAGTACTTAAAGTCAAAAATGAAGTAATTATGTGTTAGTACATAATTAAGGAGATCTACCACAAATTTATTGTGCTGGTGGTATTGAAGTCCTCTCTGGGATAGATAGTAAAGAATGGCCGCTAATCCACCCTGGTGTGGAATTGAACTAAACAGTCCCtccacatccaaggtggccactgcatagcgctgagaactagggctaattcaccgcacacagactggtagatttgagagattctgcacaggggcagaacaaattaacccactgtatagcgctgagaactagggctaatttaCTGCACACGCAGACTGGTGGATTTGCATGGAGAGGTGCAATTTGTCCTTACAATTACTATAAGAGTTGTTGCAGTTTTATTTGTACACCATCTTGCATCTGTGCTGAGGCATAGTGCTTCTGTGCACCGCATGGACATAACTActactttaacccatttaggaccaagcactgtaaatatacggtgcttggtcctgggttttaagaCCAGCTGTATGTGAAATtatggcggggattaaagcctcctgcttctgtgaTAAATCAGAAGCAgggcgggttgtcagctgttaataATAGCTGATacccaggaggaggagagagaagtgggtttttaccctttctgccacccttttccttcagtacacagtgctcaatgagtgatATGAaataaaagtggaagtgtttcttccaccacGGGATTCCGGGATTCCCTGATataacagagctgcagggtcgtaatAATCCCCTAGCTACAGagggaaagtgtcaaatttaaaaaaaaactaaaaacatgtgaatgtctcccagaggtcttatatgatgtcatgggggacatatatagtaaaaaacataattacatacataagtttaaaaaaattacagaataacacaaaaatatatacataagaaagaaaataacccaaaaccgtcgctatatgccccctgtaatctaaaaccatacatattatagatcaaaatgtccgaaacaaaatgaggaatccgttCCCATACTTCATTtcagcataaatatacaaattaaaaggaaagaaaaactgTACGTTTAAGAAATTATTtgttacccccaataaaactaaaaaatggggggaaagtcagtaaaaaataatattaaaaaatcgccctatatgtcattagaaaaaaatgcagcaaaaataattttggtagctaaaggaaaaaaaatagagcaataaaaccaccacattggtaaaatccctaaaatgtgtctggtccttaaggggttaacatcttGAACTTGGCTCCTGACTAAAGGTTGGTTCAGATGTGGCTAATCAGATGTGCTCTTCATTATACAAACCACAACCTGGCACTGAAAGGGTGTTCCGCCAACAAGAGGAGGTGATTGgttaaaaaattgctttccagAGATGCTTATTGGATTATGCAGATAACAAGCAGATTCCCATGCGGCCCTAACCTCAGATCTGATCTTATGTTTATCTACTATTATTTTATGTTTCTGCACTGTTTTTCATGTGTCTCATTTATTCATTAATTATTCATTAGTGGGTGTGGTCATTCATTAGGGGCGTGGTCAGGCTTTTGTTAGGTCATACTCTGATACTGTTAGCATATAGCCTGTCCAAGAAGCAGGGAATCTATGTTTACGGATTAGTTTTTTGCTGAAACGCATAGGAAACGTCACACATTTCAGTTTTTTCCTTTCTAAGGATATATTTCAATAAAGATTCATGTTTTATGAGAAATGCGGGAGCGATAATTCTGCATCACATGATCAGGTGATGATCCGTGTATGCAGGACTccgctgtgctggttgtgatccacGCTGGAtgagcagcagagctgtgtgtgttctatttccctgcagcagagctctgtgtctgATATATGATGTGTAgctatgtacactcattgtccaaaTAATCACACCGATAAAAGTTTTTTGGGGCATACGGtaccatctcaggcagatctgtaaatgatgagagttgtggtgattagatgaacagtcttgtcaccggaggcccttaAACTGGTTCCCACcgtggcctataaaaggctctcagaggctccttgtgtgtagtgacctcttcttccacttgtgtagagcttgttgaccactagacgcctctacgaagcAGAGAAGCGATTTCACTCCATTACCAGAGTATGAGAGGGTCGCATTATTGGACtaaggaccccccaacagaccaccagtagagaggttcatctgaccagactgtaaggaggtgttgggaccagtggatgggggcacacaaggcaaccgtgCTCAAGACcgccaacagaccaccagtagagaggaccaccCGACAAaccccagcagctccaactgtttcattgtctgccatctagagacaggtaGCAGTATTGTTACAcctctgtgtctgtcggaaccatttccaggcacttggctgaaagacatttggtgtCACGGCGCCCATTACGTCTACGGCCTTTatcacccactgtcacctccgtttgcagtgatgttgtgaacaatgaaactagatgctacagagtggaaccgggttgtcttcagtgatcaATCCAGGTTTTACTTGGCTGCTGATGGtgtctgtgtttgtgtctggagacctggggtGAGCTCCGtaatcctggctttgctgtggagCCGCACAATTATTAATTCTATTATTGATAGAGGTGAAACCATGAACGGTCTACCAACTACCTAATACTTGATCTAACATCCTTGCAGCGCTTCATGGATGTTTGACCCTTGATTATTATactaatacatgcaaatgaattaTTTTACTATTCCAATAGCCCTTCAATTCTGCGCAATAAATACTAGATGGTTTTATAGGAGAATGTTTGCATTAATGGAACCTTGTAGGATAAATGGAATATTAGTCTTTAAGGACCTATTCATCTGATATCACGACCGATGGAAAACGTTTTCAGTATGTTTTATAATGGTTTAATGGATTACATCGAGATATATTCAATTGATGTTGAACTGACGCGAGGCCGCACTATCGAGGTCAAACAACAATTTGATGCCACTTATTATGAGATTCTAATTTGTATTTCTATTtttaagctttttccaattaCCCTCTTGTGTCATCTTACTTTTATTGAGAAGAAAAGAGATTTTTGTCCAGTTAAAGTCTGAGAgcgggtgcattattggaatgtgagaagctggatggctaTGTCAACTAATTGCCCACCATGGTGGGCCATTTTGAacaggctgttaggaggtgttgcaaCAAGAGGATGTGCGAGgccacacaaggcaaccgggctcaggatgccccagacagaccaccagtacagagtaTTGTATGActgtctgacaagcaccagcagctccacctGTTTTGTTTCCTGCTGTCCAAAgagaggtggcaccatcattacactcctgtgtctgtcagaaccatttccaagtacttggctgaaggacattgggtctcatggtgcccattacatacACTGCCTTACCTCCATttgtagtggtgtcatgaatgatgaaactggactgcaacggagtggaaccaggttgtcttcagcaacaaatccaggtttagttttggcgcTGACGACAGGCGTGTTCGGGTCTAGAGCACCTGAATCCTGCCTTAGGTGTGgaacagcacactgccccctgttggtgtgatggtctggggaggcCATCACATACAAGAGTCGGtcctccctagtagtggtacgagggacaatgacagctcagcgttatgttcaagacatcctgcagtCACGTGTGTTCTCCTTATagccaagaggcatttttcagcaggataatactcggctGCACACATAAGGGCAGCAGatgaatgtccccacaacatttccacgcttccatggctgcccagtcgcTGGATTTATTGTTAATAGAATGTGTacaggaccatctgggatgccaacttctacAGCCTTCGAGACTGCATGATCTTGAGGCTCAATTAAAGCAAATAGGGCATGatatgtatgcctccatgctcagccatctcacatcttgtatccaatgtagaggtggtacaacagggtactagagcctccaagcccaactgtatcacatcttgtatccatgctagatgtggtacaacagagtactagaacttccatgcccacacatatcacatcttgtatccaagctagaggcggtacaacagggtactagagcttccatgcctgcctgtatcacatcttgtatccaagctagaggcggtacaacagggtactagagcttccatgcccatctGCATcagatcttgtatgcaagcttgaggtagtacaacagggtacaagatccTTCATGCCtgcgtgtatcacatcttgtatcctttGGCTCTGATACTATAagcacttacttatatcagcattacaatcacacagagtttTATTTGATTCcaataactccttctaggtgcttaacAATAAGCAACTCCATTATACAGTAGACACAACTGTGTGCTTATAGGACAATATATCTCGGTAAGATGCAGGTGATAGGAACCAGGGCTGTGGCGTCAATAGTCCCATTTTGGCAGAGTCAGTCAGTAGAAATATACAAACTCTGGATATATGTGCTATTGTTAGCCGTTCACGACCTTCGATGACCCTAAAGcggagctccctccatgttttatCCTTTTAAACCTGAATGCATTGGACTCCTTAATTGGGaacaattttttcttttattataaatgcaGCTAAAATCCTGCTCCCCAGACACTGGAGAGAtagtacaaccccccccccccccccccttctagaaTGGTATAATAAGGTGAATACTATCTGCTCCTTTGAAAAGATCAAAAACAGACAAGAAGGGGACTTGGAGAAGTTTCAGTAGTTGTGGAGTGTTTGGTTTACTTTCTTTTATGGAAACCATGATTAATCAACAAATATTACCAATACCCCCTAGCTACTGGATTACTTTCAACTCACTATTTTATATTACCCTACCAATGTATAATTTTCTATATTTCATATAATACGGTCTATATTGCATATCTCAATGGGGCTGTCATTGTTTTCTCTTATGTTTGTCGGTTGTTTAACTGATTTACACTTTGATTACTTCCCTTCCATGATTCTACCTTGATGTATTTTCTCCAGCCCCATGCCCTCAATGAATAAAGAAAATATACAAAAGAAAATGGCTTCCCTTCTGTGTGAgatctctgatgtgaaacaagatgtGTTTGATGGGTAAAAGATTTACCACATTCTGCACCTTAAAATAGTTTCTccactgtgtgaattctctgatgtaaaacaAAGAGTGACTtctgattaaaacatttcccacattctgtgcATATACatggcttctctcttgtgtgagttttctgatgtctaacaagatgtgttTGACGGGTAAAAGATttaccacattctgcacatgaatatggcttctctcctgtgtgaattctctgatgtgaaacaagataTTTTTGATGGGTAAAAGATttaccacattctgcacatgaatatggcttctcccctgtgtgaattctctgatgtgaaacacaATCTGATTTCTTATTAaaatgtttcccacattctgaacatgaaaatggcttctctcctgtgtgaattttgtgATGTGAAACAAGTTGTGTTTGATGGGTAAAAGATttgccacattctgcacatgaatatggcttctccactGTATGATTtatctgatgtgaaacaagatttgatttgtgattaaaatgttttccacattctgtgcatgaaaatggtttctctcctgtgtgagttctctgatgtgaaacaagatgtgatttctgattaaaacatttaccacattctgtgcatgaaaatggcttcaccCCTGTGTGATTTCTTTGATGTAAAACAAGATTTGATTTGTGATTAAAATgcttcccacattctgtacatgaatatggcttctctcctgtgtggcttCTCAGATGTaatacaagatttgatttctgatTAAAATGTTTCCCACAATCTGTGCATGAaaaaggcttctcccctgtgtgaattctttgatgttgaATAAGATATGatctacatttaaaacatttcccacattctgaacaggaaaaaggcTTCTTCCCTGTAGGATCTCCTGGATGTTTAGCATTCCTCCTGTGACTATTCTTCTGCGtatcagtctgtgatgaatcagtaGATGGGATCTGTAGAAGAGGATCAAATGATGGATCTTTGTTGTAAATGGctgaggggatatctgggataatggcgggttcttcatatgtatcttgtgtgataccaaaATCTTCTTGTTTACAATCTGCAAATATCAGATATTCCTCTGAGTTCCCGGCCCCGTCATCTGCTAAGAAGTAAAcagatttttactatttttatacaatataccatatttttcggaCCATAAGATTCAACTAAGTTTTAGTTCGaagaaagtaagaaaaaatatTTCAAACCAAATGATGTGCAAAATTATTTAGTAGAGTAAACATCCGcagccgacacactgttatggggacatggcagcagtatacggTCAGGAGAACATTGTAGATAGGCAGAGAACAGAGCCTATTCTCTGCCCCTCTGTGTATTACATTTCAAGCTCCTGGAGCTGCGGGTGCTGGAGATATCAGAAGTGGGATTAAGAAATGATGTTAGCTTGTGGAGGCCAGGACAAAAAGATGCAGTGGCAGATTTGTAGACAGACCCCTCCTCGCCCACCCACCTCAGATAAGAACTCTGTGAGCCATAAAACCTCTCTTGCACCCACATTTccaggaaaaaaagaaacaactttTTTAGAGGTACATTCACAAGATGAGACGCATAGAGATTTTATCTCCATTTTCTGAAGGAAAAATGTGAATCttaagccggctgcacacaaatgggtcggattctgcatgcaggatcccgcagtggaatccaaccctgtgccaagGTGGCATCTTCACTTACCTGTTCAAATTAAAAACTCTCCCATTTAATCCACAGGTGCAATAAACTAGCAACCCAAAGTAGTTCATACTGACATAACAGTACCTTTCCCTTCTAGAAGTGGCTTCCAGGACCCTTAGGCCCCAGTTTACGGGATTACGTCTATTAAAGATTTCTACGAGATGATCTGTGTTAACATCTGCAACTGGAACCCACGTACTTTCCTGTAGACTAGTGATTTCCAACCAGGGTGCCATGGCTCTCTGACTGGAAATCACATTGGTACTGTAGTACCTTGACGCAGTGGTGCAGCAAGGTGGGTGCAGGAGgggcactgccccctagcgccaGCTAACCCTCCCCGTCAGTCCTCACATGAGGGAACACACAGACTTGCAGAGAAGGCCGCTTCCAGGACATCTGATTTTGTCACGTCATgtgatactctgtgtgggaggagtcagggatcacatgaccacaaggGAGCTTAGTAAATGTAGGACcctgctgtgttctgtgtgttggagctgtgggggtcaggatggatggatgcagtgagtgaatggagctgtgggggtcaggatggatggatggagtgagtggagctgtgggggtcaggatgaatggatggattgagtgagtgaaGCTAcggagatcaggatggatatagtgaGTAGGTGGGGCTGtaggggtcagggtggatggatagagtgagtgagtgagtggagctgtggggatcaggattgatggattgagtgagtggagctgtggggattaggattgatgtagcagagctgtgtgcgtgatgtctggggatcaggttggatgtagcagagctgtgtgtgtgatgtctggggatcagtatggatgtagcagagctatgtgtgggatgtctgggggtcaagatggatgtagcagagctgtgtgtgtgtgatgtctggtatcaggatggatgtagcggagctgtgtgtgtgatgtctggggatcaggatggaagtagtagagttgtgtgtgtgatgtctggggatcaggatggaagtagtagagttgtgtgtgtgatgtctggggatcaggatggaagtagtagagttgtgtgtgtgatgtctggggatcaggatggaagtagtagagttgtgtgtgtgatgtctggggatcaggatggaagtagtagagttgtgtgtgtgatttctggggatcaggatggatgtagcatagttgtgtgtgtgatgcctggggatcaggatggatgtagtggagttgtgtgtacaatgtgtgggggtcaggatggatgtctggccagccctgcagtgacagtgtcgggacccaaggatgagagcagaggagcagtaaatGTGGTATGTACTATGTATtgtatgtaatcttgtatgtttaggtggtataagttgcatatcactatatgcagggatgtatatctcctgtatataattatatatgtgcagctggtataatctatacatcccctgtatatagtgatgcccgGAGGTCAAATAAGATGTTGTAATAATCCACACCCTAGGCACACccccttttggtaggggtgctACGCCATAAAGActttttcccaggggtgccccaaggctgaaaaggttggggaaCACTACTCTAGACCATAACCCCACCAATGAACCTAATACTGCAGTTTGTTACGCACCCAACGGGAATCCACAATGCAACTAAGCCCAAACTGGAGTTCCCCATTCACCTCTACCAGAGGAGACGAATCATCTCTCGAACCCACATACGGTTTTAATAATGATTTGTGAAAGACGTTCACTATCCTCCAAGAGTTTGGAACCTCCAACCTAAAAGATACCGCATTAATTTGTTCAATGATTCTGAATGGACCAATGAACCACGGACCTAGTTTAACAGACCATTTCCCCCTCCACGAAGTCTACCCccactgaatatatatatatgccatcaGCTACCCACTTGAACTTGTATATAGTCACATTTCTCTGTTCCTCCTCCCAAACCTTCCTGAGGTTGGAAGAGAACTTATTTTTCTCTGGTATCTCCGACCGTGCTTTAGATAACGCACCGAAACAAAAGTGACAtccattattacaaaaaaaagtaatgtgCCTATAAATTCCAAAGGCCTATTATTCAAATCATACTCTGCTAAGGGCCAAAATTCAGACCACTCCTCCTGATTATCAGAGGCATAACACCCTAAATAATGCTCCAAACTTTGATtacacctctcagtttgcccattagACTGCGAATGATACGCAGAGGAAAATGAAAGTTGGATACCTAACTGGGAACACATAAGGGGCCAAAATTTGGAAACAAACAGTACTTCCCGGTCAGAGACAATGTTCGCTGGCAACCCATGTAATCTTACGATGTGGGAAATAAACAACTTTGCCAATATCATGGCACTAGGGAGCACCGGCAATGCCACAAAAATGgatttttttcttaccgataattccctttctggaagacatcatgacagcatacgctggaggttgctcacctgctgacctgaagggacaggaagaggc
This region of Eleutherodactylus coqui strain aEleCoq1 chromosome 5, aEleCoq1.hap1, whole genome shotgun sequence genomic DNA includes:
- the LOC136627285 gene encoding gastrula zinc finger protein XlCGF57.1-like isoform X2 gives rise to the protein MAESILNITLEILFQLTGEDYTVVKRVSSDGRRAPMCDRWERPLSPVSGDPPNPLLHQDINVQKILELTNKMIELLTGEVPIRCQDVAVYFSMEEWEYIGGHKDLYKEAMMETRQPLPSPVPSSKRRTPERCPPPLLPQDHQLLYEDEDLTDINTTEINVIVKQECEEEIPIDDYPADDGAGNSEEYLIFADCKQEDFGITQDTYEEPAIIPDIPSAIYNKDPSFDPLLQIPSTDSSQTDTQKNSHRRNAKHPGDPTGKKPFSCSECGKCFKCRSYLIQHQRIHTGEKPFSCTDCGKHFNQKSNLVLHLRSHTGEKPYSCTECGKHFNHKSNLVLHQRNHTGVKPFSCTECGKCFNQKSHLVSHQRTHTGEKPFSCTECGKHFNHKSNLVSHQINHTVEKPYSCAECGKSFTHQTQLVSHHKIHTGEKPFSCSECGKHFNKKSDCVSHQRIHTGEKPYSCAECGKSFTHQKYLVSHQRIHTGEKPYSCAECGKSFTRQTHLVRHQKTHTREKPCICTECGKCFNQKSLFVLHQRIHTVEKLF